In the genome of Rhizobium etli 8C-3, one region contains:
- a CDS encoding GFA family protein, whose amino-acid sequence MTKEYTGGCACGAVRFLSRRKPGPVVACHCSQCRRQTGLYYASCDVSLDSLTIEGNSSIRWYRSSETAERGFCENCGSALFWQRKGSPEVSVMAGAFDLPSGLSFGYHIYCADKGDFYEIDEGALKYAKGV is encoded by the coding sequence ATGACAAAGGAATATACGGGTGGCTGTGCCTGCGGGGCGGTGAGGTTTTTAAGCCGGCGCAAGCCCGGACCAGTTGTCGCATGTCATTGCTCACAGTGCCGACGGCAGACTGGGCTCTACTACGCGTCTTGCGACGTCTCCCTAGATAGCCTGACGATCGAGGGCAATAGCTCGATCCGCTGGTACCGGTCGAGCGAGACGGCTGAGCGCGGCTTCTGCGAAAACTGCGGTTCGGCGCTCTTTTGGCAGCGGAAGGGATCGCCAGAAGTTTCCGTGATGGCCGGTGCCTTCGACCTGCCGAGCGGGCTTTCCTTCGGCTATCATATCTACTGTGCCGACAAGGGCGACTTCTATGAGATTGACGAAGGCGCGCTGAAATACGCAAAAGGTGTTTAA
- a CDS encoding class II 3-deoxy-7-phosphoheptulonate synthase, which translates to MAETWTPSSWRQKPIQQVPDYPDQAALAATEAQLATYPPLVFAGEARRLKKHLANVSEGNGFLLQGGDCAESFAEHGADTIRDFFRAFLQMAVVLTFGAQLPVVKVGRIAGQFAKPRSSGIETQNGVSLPSYRGDIVNGIEFTEEARIPNPERQAMAYRQSAATLNLLRAFAMGGYANLENVHQWMLGFVKDSPQGERYRKLADRISETMDFMKAIGITSENHPSLRETDFFTSHEALLLGYEEALTRVDSTSGDWYATSGHMIWIGDRTRQADHAHVEYCRGIKNPIGLKCGPSLQADDLLNLIDILNPANEAGRLTLICRFGHEKVADHLPRLIRSVEREGRKVVWSCDPMHGNTITLNNYKTRPFERILSEVESFFQIHRAEGTHPGGIHIEMTGKDVTECTGGARAVSADDLQDRYHTHCDPRLNADQALELAFLLAERMKGGRDEKRMAVNG; encoded by the coding sequence ATGGCAGAGACTTGGACCCCGAGCAGTTGGAGGCAAAAGCCGATCCAGCAGGTCCCGGACTATCCCGACCAGGCCGCTTTGGCGGCAACGGAAGCCCAGCTCGCCACCTATCCGCCGCTCGTATTTGCGGGTGAAGCGCGCCGTCTCAAGAAACATCTCGCCAATGTCTCCGAAGGTAACGGTTTCCTGCTGCAGGGCGGGGACTGCGCCGAGAGCTTCGCCGAGCACGGTGCCGACACTATCCGCGACTTCTTCCGCGCCTTCCTGCAGATGGCCGTCGTGCTGACGTTCGGCGCACAGCTGCCTGTGGTCAAGGTCGGCCGCATTGCCGGCCAGTTCGCCAAGCCGCGCTCTTCGGGCATCGAAACGCAGAACGGCGTCTCGCTGCCGAGCTACCGCGGCGATATTGTCAACGGCATCGAATTCACCGAGGAAGCGCGTATTCCGAACCCGGAACGTCAGGCCATGGCTTACCGCCAGTCGGCCGCGACGCTGAACCTCTTGCGCGCCTTCGCGATGGGCGGCTATGCCAACCTCGAGAACGTCCACCAGTGGATGCTCGGCTTCGTCAAGGACAGCCCGCAGGGCGAGCGCTACCGCAAGCTTGCCGACCGCATCAGCGAAACCATGGACTTCATGAAGGCGATCGGCATCACGTCCGAGAACCACCCGAGCCTGCGCGAGACGGATTTCTTCACCAGCCACGAGGCGCTGCTGCTCGGCTACGAAGAAGCGCTGACGCGCGTCGATTCCACCTCCGGCGACTGGTACGCGACTTCCGGCCACATGATCTGGATTGGCGATCGCACGCGCCAGGCCGACCATGCGCATGTCGAATACTGCCGAGGCATCAAGAATCCAATCGGGCTTAAATGCGGCCCGTCGCTGCAGGCGGACGACCTCTTGAACCTGATCGACATCCTGAACCCGGCAAACGAAGCCGGCCGCCTGACGCTGATCTGCCGTTTCGGCCACGAAAAGGTTGCCGACCACCTTCCGCGCCTCATCCGTTCGGTCGAGCGCGAAGGCCGCAAGGTCGTCTGGTCCTGCGACCCGATGCACGGCAATACGATCACGCTCAACAATTACAAGACGCGTCCGTTCGAGCGCATCCTGTCGGAAGTCGAAAGCTTCTTCCAGATCCACCGCGCAGAAGGCACGCATCCGGGCGGCATTCATATCGAGATGACCGGCAAGGACGTGACGGAATGCACGGGTGGCGCCCGCGCCGTTTCTGCGGACGATCTGCAGGACCGCTACCACACGCATTGCGACCCGCGCCTCAATGCCGACCAGGCGCTCGAACTGGCCTTCCTGCTCGCCGAGCGCATGAAGGGCGGCCGCGACGAGAAGCGGATGGCCGTCAACGGCTGA
- a CDS encoding DUF1003 domain-containing protein, producing the protein MNNISNFVHLHFDRPTEQLGDIEKRVLRRTHERKIISTDVNEAFSAEATFGARVADGIARVGGSWSFIIAFLAFLAIWAVINTIVLATRAFDPYPFVFLNLILSMLAALQAPIIMMSQNRQAERDRFEAAKDYEVNLKAELEVMSLHQKIDMHVVTELAALREEVGRLNTLLAGKGA; encoded by the coding sequence ATGAATAATATCTCGAACTTCGTTCACCTGCATTTCGACAGGCCGACTGAGCAACTCGGCGACATCGAAAAGCGCGTCCTCAGGAGGACGCACGAACGCAAGATCATCTCGACCGACGTCAATGAAGCCTTTTCCGCCGAGGCGACCTTCGGAGCGCGCGTCGCTGACGGTATCGCAAGGGTGGGCGGCTCCTGGTCCTTCATTATCGCCTTCCTCGCTTTCCTGGCGATCTGGGCGGTAATAAACACCATTGTCCTTGCAACGCGCGCCTTCGACCCTTATCCCTTCGTCTTCCTGAACCTGATCCTCTCCATGCTGGCCGCTCTCCAGGCGCCGATCATCATGATGTCGCAGAACCGGCAGGCCGAGCGCGACCGCTTCGAAGCAGCCAAGGATTATGAAGTAAATCTCAAGGCCGAGCTCGAGGTCATGTCACTGCACCAGAAAATCGACATGCACGTCGTGACTGAACTCGCCGCGCTGCGTGAAGAGGTCGGGCGCCTGAACACTTTGCTGGCCGGAAAAGGGGCTTAA